The Nitrospira sp. sequence AATGCGCGTGACGACACCACGGCGCACCGTGACGCGGGTCACTTCATCACGTTGATAGGTCACGTAACGCACGCGCTGATCTCCGTCGCCAGGCTCCGGGACCTCCGCCGCGTCCGGTGAGGCTCCTGAACAGAGAAGGACGACGGCGAGCCATACCGTGATCGACCCTGTGTGTTTGTTCATGACGTGCATGACCAGACTCTCCCTATTTCTTCTCCGCCATCGACAGGACCGACATCGTCGGCGTGATCGTCCCGATTTCCGCGTCCACACGATAGCCCGTCACTTTGTAGCCCAGCGGGTTCTGGATCAGATCCTTTTCCTGTCCCTTCATCGTGTGGCGGTACTCGAAGGAGACCGTCGCGATGAAATACTGTGGGGGCTCAAGGCTCTGAGCGTCGAGCCGCTTCACCGTCTTTTCAAATCGCACCGTGGCCTTCGGTCCAATCGAATCGCTCTGAACGGTCACGCTCAAGACATTCACGCGCCATTCGATGCCGGTCCCTAGCTGTTTATCGCGGGCGTGGACACCGTCAAAGAGGCTCGCATAGTCGCGACCGATTTCATCCGTACTCATTGCCAAGACCTGGTCGTAGTCGGCTTGGAGTAGCCGGTACGAGTAGGATTCTCGGGCGATCACGTATTTTTGCGTCCAATGTTTATCGAGCAATTCCTGATACCCCAGCACGGTCCGATCATCCGCCGCGCTCACCAGCTCCACGTTGCCGGTGGCGCGATCGATTGCGAAGACATAGGGCACGGTGGTTTTGAACGGAGCCAGACAGGCGATGCCTATTCCCAGGAGCAAAGCCATGGCGCAGGAGGTGCCCGCGACCCACCAGGCCTTTCGTTCGGACGCCTCTAGCCTCAGTCGCCAGTCGGTATCCCAGTCGCGACCCTGATCATAGAATTGCGGTTCGTCCGCTACATTCACGAGTGAGGAATCCGTCTTGTTTGTCATCTCAGCCACTTTCTTGTCCTCTGTCTGATGGGCAGGACTAGGGCGTCCAGGGAGCCATGTGGTCGAAGGTCCGGGACGTGCCGGGGGCCAACATCTTAAGCACTCGTTCTTGCTGTTCCTGTTGCGCGGCTTTTTCTTCTGCCTCGATCATGGATTTCATCGTCAGGATGCGGTTCGTGTCGTTGCTCACCTGGGCCTGCTCCGCTGCGATCCGGCCATTGAGTTCCAGAATCCCTTTTTCGTCCTCGGTCTGATTGATGCGAGTCGTCAAAGCCCGGATCTGCTGCATACGGCCGAGCAGCATCTGATAGGTGTTCGCGTAATAGGCCTGACTTTGGGGCGTCTGGTTAAGCATGTTTTGACAGATGCGCAGGGCATCACCGGTCTTGCCTTCGCAGTTATAGATCATGCGATTGTGACGGATGATCTGCGCCGCCGCGGTAAGGCCCTGAACCCCACCAAACCGAATCGCATGGTAGACAGCGTTGACGTCGGAGGGGACGACTCCGGCCAAGGTCAGATTGTTCAAGAGACTCCCCATGTTGCGGGAACCCATAATCGCGTGAATTTGCTGGTCGGCTTGGAGGATCTGTTGCTGCATTTGCTGAAACTGTTGTATCCACGCGAGGGCTTGCACGATGGATTGCACGAGATTTGCCGTGTCGATGACGGGAATTCCCGTGGTGTGGGCTTTCGACGTTGGACTCACGACGATCATCAGGGCAATGCCGATCGCTATCACTGTGCGTTTCATGCGGGACATGGTTTACTCCTTAGGCGAGACGCTGTTGCGTAACCGCTCCAACGAGGCCCGTTGATAGAGGTCACTCCCTGGCTGGTTCCTCACGGCAGGCAGTGCGCTCAGCAGGGCGCGAGCCACCGCGGTTCGCGGTCCACTTAAGGAACCCCCGGTGGAGGCCATGGCTGATGGGATCAACCGACTCAGACCGGATGTGACGCCGTGCAGTAGAACCATTCCACTCCTGGTGGCATCACCGGCTGGGTTTCCCAACGAGAGGCCTCCGGCCAAACTCGCCCCCAGCGACGCGACGTGCAGCAAGACATAGGCGGCGGTGATGGAGAGAAACAGCAGGCCGACGACATCCGCCAGAATGGAGGAGACAGAATAGGCCTGCAGCACATGCAGACAGGCATTTCGCAGAAGGCTCGCGAGAAAGGTGATGACCGCCATGATGAGGATATTCGTAAAGACCGCGACCAGCGAGCTGGACAGCCAGTTCTCCGCATAGCGCTGCGTGACCGGAAACATCGCGCAGAAGATGAAGGCGGGTCCGACCGAGAGCAGCAGGGCGAGGCTCACTTTCGCGACGAGAAAGAGCCCCATCGCGACAAAGGCCATTACGATCGAAGCCGTGGCGCAGATTGCGCCCGCGATAAACAGTGAGAATTGCGGCATCAGTCCAGAACTTGCTTCTGTGAACAGGGTTTCCATGAGCGTCGTAAAAGGGTCCGCCATCTGATCAATGGTCCCTCCCATCGACAGGACTCCACCAAAGGCGGAGGCAAAGGCCTCTTGAATCCCGTCTAACCCTTCTTTCACGAGGCTCCGATACTGCGGGCCGTTCACCGTGAGCCCGGTGATGAGCGCTACGCGAAACCACCGCCACACAAGCGCGGTAACCGGTTCATGCACGTCGCCGCGCAACACCTGGAAGCCGGTCCACATCACATAGAGCGTCACCGCCGTCACTGCGATCGGTGTGAGCACTCCGATGACGGCATCGCTGGAGGTCACGACGTAGCGGTCCAGCGCGTTGTTGACCGACTGCTCGATGTAGGTCGCCATCCCCATAAGTGTCCTCTACGTAGCTTTTCTCCCGTTCTCACGCCGGAGGCGTTTCCGTTCCGTGATACGCTCATGGAACAGGGGCAGCCAGACTGTGGGATCATCACCCACTTCGGCTCGGATCTGGTCCAACAACGCCACGTTGTCCGTCGTGCCGGATAGGACATTCAATAGATCCGGCATGCTGCCCAGGTCGAATTGCACGATCGCGGAGCTGTGGCCCTGCTTCACGAGAAACAGGCGGCTCGCTTCCCCGAGATTCTTAATGATGTGAAATTCCGCCTCCGTGACTTTGAACCCCTCCACATAGTCCTCCCGGTCGGCGCGAGGATTGGGCAAGAAGATCTGCGTCACGCTCTGTTCGACCATTGTTTTCCCGATCGGATGTCCCAGCACGTCCGAAGGCGATTGCGTCACGAAGACGCCGAGGCCGGATTGTTTTCGAATGGTCTTCTGTTTGTTGAAGGCGAAGTCCGCGAACACCGGATCTTGCAACGGCTTCCAGAATTCCTCCATGACATAGATGAAGGGCTCGCCCGTGATCAGCCGTTCGGTCAGATGGAGCAGATAGGCCATGATCGGGGTTCGAACTTCGGGATCATCCAGAAAGTCTGTATAGTCGTATCCGAATAATCGTGCATGGCTGGTATTGTGAGTCTCCTGCGGATTGTCGAATGCCCAACCCAGCGAGTGACCGCGGGTCCAACGCTTCAACCTCGCCCGCACACTCTGGTCGCCAGTCGCCGATAGGTTCTGGCGGAGGAGGGACAGACAACGCAGGTCCGGTGAGACTGCCTCACTCATCACCGTCTGCACGGCATGGCTGATCTCGGTTTGCTCCTTCGCGGTGAGCCGTGGAATCTCGTCACCAGCCTGTTTGACAAGTTGCGCCACCAGCTGTTCGCAGAATTGCCAATTCTGAGGGTTGGGTTTGAGCTGAAAGGGATTGAAGCCGGTCGGTCTTCCGCGTTTCAGGGACTCATACTTCCCGCCCATCGCCCGAATGCCGATCTCCGCGCCGCGATCTTTGTCGAAGACCACGCAGCGGAGGCCCTGGTACTTGGTGGCGAAGGCCAGGAGGGACAATTCAAGCGCGGTCTTGCCCACACCCGTGCTGCCGCAGATAAATGTATTGCCGGGATACTTTTCATCGCGTGAATCCCGATCTTCCGGTGACACGTGGAAGTTGAAATAGTAGGGCTGTCCGCTCGGAGTCTTGAACAGGGCCAAGGCTTCGCCCCAGGGATTGCCGGCTCGTTTGCCACGCGCAAAGTTGTGAAAGGGACTGAGGCAGACAAAGTTGCGGCTCGTGATCACAGCCTCGCGTGGCCGCAGACTCCAGTTGCCAGGGATCTGTGCAAACCAGGCACATTCGGGGATCACGTCGACCCGCGCCATCTTGAAACCCGGCCCATCCTGAAATGTGGCCCGGGCATCGGCGAGAGCGGTGCTCACCGATTCCAGCGTGTTGCCGAAGATCGCCAGGCTGTAATGGTACTGGCCTAGATCGATGAGCCCACTCTGCAGATCATCCGCGGCCTGGTCCATCTGTTCGATCTCGCGCGTCGCCGCGTCTTCCGACGCGATCAAATGCCCTTTCTGGGTGGCGAGCGACTTCAGAGCCGCGCGTTTGTTAAGGCATGAGAAGCTCTGGGTTTCGATGTACTCGGCATCGCTATAGAGGAGGCCGTTATTCATGCCCGGCTCGGAGAACGGCGGGTATTCCTGCATGTCGAGAAACCCGGCGAATTTCCGCTCGCGTGGGTGCCAGATTTCCATCATGCCCGTCCGGTCGCCGAAGTGCAGGCGTGAAGTGGGAAGATACGAGGCCAGCGGTGCCCGGCGCAGGGCGATTTCCTCCCAGACTCCATTGATGAGGTAGCTGAGAAAGGCCAGCTGGTCAGAGTACACGATGTCCTGTTTCGTATAGGTTCCCAAGCGTGTGGGCCCATAGCGACTCAGACTCGCTTCGAGCTGTTTGCCCATGTCTTCCAGGATGGTCAGCTGTGCGGTTTCCTGCTCTCGTCGTTGCGCCAGGGTGCGCGTGGACATCCGAGTGAAGAAGCTCGTGATCTTGGAAGGAAACGGTCGGTACAGCAGGGACAGGTACAACTCCGTCGCCATTTGCCGATGCTGAGTGAAGGACTGATAATAACGGTCTGTCAGGCTTTGGCAGAACGGATTGGGCGAGGTGCCATGCAACCGCTCAGTGACGACTCGTCGAATTTTATGAGACCAGACGGCAAAGGATCCGCCGCCCAAGGATCGGAGAAACTGGTGCAGCGCTTCTTTGCGTAGCAGGACTTCTGAACGGTCCGCTGTTTCGAACGTGATCCCTTCCAGTTTCCAACAGGCCAGGTATTCCCCACCGGTCAATGTGATGACGGTGGGCGTGATCGCCGTCCCCAGCGGGATATAGTCACTCGCGGGAATCTGCGCGGACGCGGCTTTCGTGAGGGCGGCTCTGGTTCTCATCAACATAGGTCTATTGACACTCAACTCTTCCACTGTGATCGTCTGGTCTTCCATGACAGGGGGCCATAGGAAATAGCGCCCCACGTCGCTCGACTCGGTCCGTGACGGAGTCGCATCCGCGCCCGCATCATCACTTGGCGCAAGCGCTGATCGTCCGTCTTCGTCGTCTGGCGCATCCAGAGCACGAGGGGAATCGCGATCAAAACGAGACCCAACGAGAGGTAGCCGCTCACGAGGTAGTACAGCCAGACCGCCAACAGAAGGGTCAGGCCACCGATCAGAATCAGCGGCATGATCGGCACGCCGCCCAACATCGCGGGCCTCGTGCAGCCGGTGAAGATGGGATCGCGAAACTGGTCCATGCTAGTTGATCAACCAGGCCGCGATCCCCGCAGCGCCGCCTACCAAGATTCCGCCAATCACGACGTTACTCACGTCGGACCATTGGGCATGACTGAAGGCCATCTTGAATCCAGCCCACATGATGGCGACGGTAAAGAGTGTCACCGCCACACTCGTCAGGACCGTTTGCACATTCTGCATCACCGTATTGACCTTGGTGATCTGAGCCCAGGCAGGGTCCGATTCCAACAGGAGGGCCACACCGAGTAGCCACGAGGCGGTGGCGATCAAACGCCCATTCCCTTGGCTGATCCCTCTCAAGCTCCCTATCCCTGACGTCCTGTCCTTTGACTCATCCGCTCCCGTCTTCACGTCTTCCATCTTTTCCTTCCTTTCTATGAAGTGACATCCGTGGCGAACATGCATACCTTTCTGTGCTCGCTCTAATCGCCAAACGGGGGTGACATGTAGTGAGGTTCACATTTTGGGTCAAGCCTGTGGTCACTACGTAGCCTCGGCGATCACATGATTGAATTGTGCCGGCGACAACAGAGGGAAGAGTGACGTACGCTAGGCATTCTTACGTGAGAGGACACACGGTATTACACTTGTGGAATATGTTCTGTATGTAATATGATTGGCGGAGGAATGTTGAGAAGATGAAAGAGTGGACCGTTATTTATCGCCCGCGATTCTCAGCGTGGCTCGACCAATGTACGATGGCCCTACAAACAGAAGTTCTTGCACATGTAGAGGTGCTCAGCAGGTTAGGTCCGAATCTCGGACGGCCCCGCGTGGATCACATCAAAGCTTCCACGCATCCGAACATGAAAGAGCTTCGTGTTCAGTTCAAAGGTGACCCCGTGCGCATCTTGTTCGCATTCGATCCAGCGCGCCGCGCAGTCTTGCTTCTGGGAGGTACCAAGACGGGCGATAAGCAGTGGTACCGCCGCAATATTCCGCTCGCGGACAGGGAATTCAGTGACCATGTGCGGACCATGCAGATGGAACAGCGGTCAACGCACCGCAAGGAGGACTCACGATGATCACGCATCGAGATATGATGAACACGCTCCCAAAGAAACGCCGTCGTGCCATTGAGGCGCGAGCGGCGCAAATCCTCGCCGAGGAAATGACGCTCCAGGAGTTGCGTCGCGCCCTCAAGCGATCACAAGTTGCCATAGCGAAGACGCTAGGGCTTCAACAAGCAGCTGTGTCACGGCTTGAGAATCGGAACGACTGGCGCCTCTCGACCCTTCAGGACTACGTCCAGGCGATGGACTGTGAGCTTGAAATTTATGCCCGCGAAAAGAAGCGCGGCCAACGCCGCCTGATCCGCATTCTTCCGAGACCACGGTACCGCCGTTCAGCCGCGTAAAAGCGAACGGCCGTGAGGATCGGCAGACCGCTGTCATGGAGGCAACCCTTGCAGAGGCGTTGTCCCAGCCGTACCGCAGCATCGAGACGCCTGTCTGCCGCTGTCCCGGTGCGAATGTGTGTGTGTGCTTGCTTGCTCTTCCTCCATCACCCGCCAGCCCTGGAGCTGTCCTCGGCTCGGCGTGCTCGTTCGTGGCCTGGCCGGTTTCCGCTTGTCCTGGCTCGGCTGCATCGTTTTGGCCCACCTCCACCCGCGGGCATGTCCGCTTGCCTATCGCCGAGCCAGCCGCTCAACGGCCCCACTCCATCCCTCCTGTCGTGTGTCTGGGGTCTCCCCCGCCTATGAGAGAGCCACATTCACACTCATACAGGAGGTTTTCACATGGCCACTCAAATATCACGCCCCGTTCACTCGTTTCAGTGCGCCACCGTGCGTGCGTCGATCTGGAGGAATGAGGGCGAGCGCGGCGCGTTTCACGCGATCACGCTGTCCCGCACCTTCATGGATGCCGAGGGGCATCCAAAAAGCTCCGGATCATTTGGAAAGAACGACCTCTCCGCTGTCGCGACTGTGGTCGCGCAGGCTGAGCAGTGGGTTCATGAGCACGCGGTGTAATCGCATCACGGCCGCCTCTGGTCGTCGGGCCAGGGGCAGCACCCTTGCTGCCTGAAGGGAAAGATGAGACGCGCATTGGCATATGACGGTGCAGTAAGCCGCTCAGAGCTTCTAGCGTTCAGGAATCAATCCCTCCAATAGTCCCCATCACTTTCTTCATTCTCGGTTCCACATCAACGTACCCTCTCGTTCTAATCTTCTTCG is a genomic window containing:
- a CDS encoding type IV secretion system protein, translating into MGMATYIEQSVNNALDRYVVTSSDAVIGVLTPIAVTAVTLYVMWTGFQVLRGDVHEPVTALVWRWFRVALITGLTVNGPQYRSLVKEGLDGIQEAFASAFGGVLSMGGTIDQMADPFTTLMETLFTEASSGLMPQFSLFIAGAICATASIVMAFVAMGLFLVAKVSLALLLSVGPAFIFCAMFPVTQRYAENWLSSSLVAVFTNILIMAVITFLASLLRNACLHVLQAYSVSSILADVVGLLFLSITAAYVLLHVASLGASLAGGLSLGNPAGDATRSGMVLLHGVTSGLSRLIPSAMASTGGSLSGPRTAVARALLSALPAVRNQPGSDLYQRASLERLRNSVSPKE
- a CDS encoding VirB4 family type IV secretion/conjugal transfer ATPase; the encoded protein is MRTRAALTKAASAQIPASDYIPLGTAITPTVITLTGGEYLACWKLEGITFETADRSEVLLRKEALHQFLRSLGGGSFAVWSHKIRRVVTERLHGTSPNPFCQSLTDRYYQSFTQHRQMATELYLSLLYRPFPSKITSFFTRMSTRTLAQRREQETAQLTILEDMGKQLEASLSRYGPTRLGTYTKQDIVYSDQLAFLSYLINGVWEEIALRRAPLASYLPTSRLHFGDRTGMMEIWHPRERKFAGFLDMQEYPPFSEPGMNNGLLYSDAEYIETQSFSCLNKRAALKSLATQKGHLIASEDAATREIEQMDQAADDLQSGLIDLGQYHYSLAIFGNTLESVSTALADARATFQDGPGFKMARVDVIPECAWFAQIPGNWSLRPREAVITSRNFVCLSPFHNFARGKRAGNPWGEALALFKTPSGQPYYFNFHVSPEDRDSRDEKYPGNTFICGSTGVGKTALELSLLAFATKYQGLRCVVFDKDRGAEIGIRAMGGKYESLKRGRPTGFNPFQLKPNPQNWQFCEQLVAQLVKQAGDEIPRLTAKEQTEISHAVQTVMSEAVSPDLRCLSLLRQNLSATGDQSVRARLKRWTRGHSLGWAFDNPQETHNTSHARLFGYDYTDFLDDPEVRTPIMAYLLHLTERLITGEPFIYVMEEFWKPLQDPVFADFAFNKQKTIRKQSGLGVFVTQSPSDVLGHPIGKTMVEQSVTQIFLPNPRADREDYVEGFKVTEAEFHIIKNLGEASRLFLVKQGHSSAIVQFDLGSMPDLLNVLSGTTDNVALLDQIRAEVGDDPTVWLPLFHERITERKRLRRENGRKAT
- a CDS encoding helix-turn-helix transcriptional regulator, which codes for MITHRDMMNTLPKKRRRAIEARAAQILAEEMTLQELRRALKRSQVAIAKTLGLQQAAVSRLENRNDWRLSTLQDYVQAMDCELEIYAREKKRGQRRLIRILPRPRYRRSAA
- a CDS encoding type IV secretion system protein, producing MSRMKRTVIAIGIALMIVVSPTSKAHTTGIPVIDTANLVQSIVQALAWIQQFQQMQQQILQADQQIHAIMGSRNMGSLLNNLTLAGVVPSDVNAVYHAIRFGGVQGLTAAAQIIRHNRMIYNCEGKTGDALRICQNMLNQTPQSQAYYANTYQMLLGRMQQIRALTTRINQTEDEKGILELNGRIAAEQAQVSNDTNRILTMKSMIEAEEKAAQQEQQERVLKMLAPGTSRTFDHMAPWTP
- a CDS encoding type IV secretion system protein VirB8 translates to MTNKTDSSLVNVADEPQFYDQGRDWDTDWRLRLEASERKAWWVAGTSCAMALLLGIGIACLAPFKTTVPYVFAIDRATGNVELVSAADDRTVLGYQELLDKHWTQKYVIARESYSYRLLQADYDQVLAMSTDEIGRDYASLFDGVHARDKQLGTGIEWRVNVLSVTVQSDSIGPKATVRFEKTVKRLDAQSLEPPQYFIATVSFEYRHTMKGQEKDLIQNPLGYKVTGYRVDAEIGTITPTMSVLSMAEKK
- a CDS encoding VirB3 family type IV secretion system protein gives rise to the protein MDQFRDPIFTGCTRPAMLGGVPIMPLILIGGLTLLLAVWLYYLVSGYLSLGLVLIAIPLVLWMRQTTKTDDQRLRQVMMRARMRLRHGPSRATWGAISYGPLSWKTRRSQWKS
- a CDS encoding type II toxin-antitoxin system RelE/ParE family toxin, which encodes MKEWTVIYRPRFSAWLDQCTMALQTEVLAHVEVLSRLGPNLGRPRVDHIKASTHPNMKELRVQFKGDPVRILFAFDPARRAVLLLGGTKTGDKQWYRRNIPLADREFSDHVRTMQMEQRSTHRKEDSR
- a CDS encoding TrbC/VirB2 family protein, which gives rise to MEDVKTGADESKDRTSGIGSLRGISQGNGRLIATASWLLGVALLLESDPAWAQITKVNTVMQNVQTVLTSVAVTLFTVAIMWAGFKMAFSHAQWSDVSNVVIGGILVGGAAGIAAWLIN